The following proteins are co-located in the Vigna unguiculata cultivar IT97K-499-35 chromosome 9, ASM411807v1, whole genome shotgun sequence genome:
- the LOC114162596 gene encoding uncharacterized protein LOC114162596, with protein sequence MGMKRYSEHSNDPFFVAAHNNRRRQQQQCTQPDNNGVPEETCAQQNHSPKLASFTSQNVPLLTTIPSFVALLLLVSSIAPAMCHSLQGNHTFFRPHHELLNLRRVRAHLNKINKPPVKTIQSPDGDLIDCVLSHLQPAFDHPMLRNHTALDPPERPRGKNQTKVDRENESFQVWSDSGETCPEGTVPIRRTTEEDILRASSIRRFGRKPRTVRRDSSGSGHEHAVVFVNGEQYYGARASINVWAPSVSDEFEFSLSQMWVIAGSFGKDLNTIEAGWQVSPQLYGDNYPRFFTYWTTDAYQTTGCYNLLCSGFIQTNNRVAIGAAISPRSAYNRRQFDISLMIWKDPKHGHWWLEFGSGVLVGYWPANMFSHLRSHASMVQFGGEIVNSRSRGYHTATQMGSGHFAEEGFRKSAYFRNLQVVDWDNSLLPLRNIHHLADHSNCYNIRQGTSNVWGTYFYYGGPGRNVRCP encoded by the exons ATGGGAATGAAAAGATATTCAGAACATAGCAATGATCCATTTTTTGTTGCAGCTCACAACAACAGAAGAAGACAACAACAGCAATGCACACAACCAGACAATAATGGTGTCCCAGAAGAGACATGTGCACAACAAAACCATTCTCCAAAATTGGCTTCTTTCACTTCCCAAAATGTTCCACTTCTCACAACTATACCTTCTTTTGTTGCCTTGCTGCTCCTCGTTTCTTCAATTGCCCCAGCAATGTGCCACTCTCTGCAGGGTAACCACACTTTTTTTAGGCCACACCATGAGCTCCTCAACTTGAGAAGAGTCAGGGCTCACTTGAACAAGATTAACAAGCCCCCTGTCAAGACAATTCAG AGTCCAGATGGTGATTTGATTGATTGTGTGTTATCTCACCTGCAACCAGCTTTTGACCATCCTATGCTTAGAAATCACACAGCATTG GATCCACCAGAGAGGCCAAGGGGAAAAAACCAGACCAAAGTAGATAGGGAAAATGAGAGCTTTCAGGTGTGGAGTGATTCTGGTGAAACATGCCCAGAAGGAACTGTACCAATCAGAAGAACAACAGAGGAGGATATTCTGAGAGCAAGTTCTATCCGAAGATTTGGAAGAAAACCAAGAACTGTACGGAGAGACTCATCTGGCAGTGGTCATGAG CATGCTGTTGTTTTTGTAAATGGTGAACAATACTATGGAGCAAGGGCAAGCATAAACGTGTGGGCACCAAGTGTGAGTGATGAATTTGAATTCAGCTTATCACAAATGTGGGTTATTGCTGGGTCCTTTGGTAAAGATCTGAACACCATAGAAGCTGGTTGGCAG GTGAGTCCCCAACTGTATGGAGACAACTATCCAAGGTTCTTCACTTATTGGACA ACAGATGCATATCAAACAACTGGGTGTTACAATTTACTCTGTTCAGGCTTCATTCAAACCAACAATAGGGTAGCAATAGGAGCAGCAATCTCTCCAAGATCTGCTTACAACAGAAGACAGTTTGATATTAGCTTAATGATTTGGAAG GATCCAAAGCATGGACATTGGTGGTTGGAGTTTGGATCAGGAGTACTAGTGGGGTATTGGCCAGCAAACATGTTCAGTCACTTGAGGAGTCATGCAAGTATGGTGCAGTTCGGAGGAGAAATAGTGAACAGTCGTTCAAGGGGTTACCACACTGCCACACAAATGGGGAGTGGCCATTTTGCCGAAGAAGGGTTCAGAAAATCAGCATATTTTAGAAACTTGCAAGTCGTTGATTGGGACAATAGCTTGCTTCCTCTTAGAAACATTCATCATTTGGCTGATCATTCCAATTGCTACAACATTAGGCAAGGAACCAGCAATGTTTGGGGAACTTACTTTTACTATGGAGGTCCTGGAAGAAATGTCAGATGCCCAtga
- the LOC114164135 gene encoding 2-oxoglutarate and iron-dependent oxygenase JMJD4 isoform X3, translating to MLVSDFIARCLHLEEASAVQCNSETCASNGASVSVPYLKDWHFVKEYPEYVAYDTPRFFCDDWINLYLDNFRIHIDSDAQQPNEEICCSDYRFVYIGVKGSWTPLHADVFRSYSWSSNVCGKKRWLFLDPSQCHLIFDRNMKNCVYNIFDEVSNSKFPGFSKAIWLECTQDAGEIIFVPSGWYHQVHNLEDTISINHNWFNAYNLSWVWNLLLRDYNEAKEYIEDIKDICDDFEGLCQRNLAANTGMNFYDFFTFMSYFTLANLVLLRYINRRYVSTTGSSSTIAQHLSMNLGCLRKIVSEMKHVRALEGNHNCVVDIIKAFEDPRFSKLCMHVGRTYVMVHEQSHLASDFESTTMSDLVDFNDSKSYTSQIYTPEDLIKFIDNVVAEEEPSALRVA from the exons ATGTTGGTCTCCGATTTTATAGCGCGTTGCCTTCATCTTGAGGAGGCTTCTGCTGTTCAGTGTAATAGTGAAACTTGTGCAAGTAATGGTGCCTCTGTCTCTGTACCGTATTTGAAGGATTGGCATTTTGTAAAG GAGTATCCTGAATATGTTGCATATGACACTCCAAGGTTCTTTTGTGATGACTGGATCAATCTGTATCTTGACAACTTCAGAATCCATATTGATTCTGACGCACAGCAACCAAATGAGGAAATATGTTGCTCTGACTATCGATTTGTTTACATAGGGGTGAAAG GATCTTGGACTCCTCTTCATGCTGATGTTTTCAGGTCCTATAGCTGGTCGTCAAATGTCTGTGGAAAGAAGAGATGGCTTTTTCTAGATCCTTCCCAGTGTCATCTTATATTTGACAG GAATATGAAAAATTGTGTATATAATATCTTTGATGAAGTATCAAACTCGAAGTTTCCTGGTTTTAGCAAG GCTATCTGGTTGGAATGCACACAAGATGCTGGTGAAATTATATTTGTACCCAGCGGATGGTATCATCAAGTTCATAATTTG GAGGATACAATATCTATAAACCACAACTGGTTCAACGCTTATAACCTTTCTTGGGTG TGGAATTTACTTTTAAGGGACTACAATGAGGCCAAGGAATACATAGAAGACATCAAGGATATATGTGATGATTTTGAAGGTCTATGCCAGCGCAATCTTGCTGCTAACACAG GGATGAATTTTTATGACTTCTTTACATTCATGTCATACTTCACCTTGGCCAACTTGGTGTTGCTTCGTTATATAAATAGAAGATATGTAAGTACTACTGGAAGTTCATCAACAATAGCTCAGCATTTATCCATGAATCTTGGGTGTTTAAGGAAGATCGTTTCAGAGATGAAACACGTACGTGCTCTAGAAGGAAATCATAATTGCGTTGTGGATATTATCAAAGCATTTGAAGATCCTAGATTTTCCAAATTATGCATGCATGTAGGAAGAACATATGTCATGGTACATGAGCAATCTCACTTGGCCTCTGATTTCGAGAGCACTACAATGAGTGATTTGGTGGACTTCAATGATTCGAAATCATACACATCTCAGATCTACACACCTGAAGATCTCATTAAATTTATAGACAATGTAGTTGCAGAAGAGGAGCCATCTGCACTTCGTGTTGCTTGA
- the LOC114164135 gene encoding 2-oxoglutarate and iron-dependent oxygenase JMJD4 isoform X1: MGINIKGEIERVNGKELSYSEFVERYMEKNKPVVLTGLMDPWRAHTDWVTLHSQPNFQFFSTHFGASKVQVADCDTREFTDQKREEMLVSDFIARCLHLEEASAVQCNSETCASNGASVSVPYLKDWHFVKEYPEYVAYDTPRFFCDDWINLYLDNFRIHIDSDAQQPNEEICCSDYRFVYIGVKGSWTPLHADVFRSYSWSSNVCGKKRWLFLDPSQCHLIFDRNMKNCVYNIFDEVSNSKFPGFSKAIWLECTQDAGEIIFVPSGWYHQVHNLEDTISINHNWFNAYNLSWVWNLLLRDYNEAKEYIEDIKDICDDFEGLCQRNLAANTGMNFYDFFTFMSYFTLANLVLLRYINRRYVSTTGSSSTIAQHLSMNLGCLRKIVSEMKHVRALEGNHNCVVDIIKAFEDPRFSKLCMHVGRTYVMVHEQSHLASDFESTTMSDLVDFNDSKSYTSQIYTPEDLIKFIDNVVAEEEPSALRVA; encoded by the exons ATGGGTATCAATATAAAGGGAGAAATAGAGAGGGTAAACGGGAAGGAACTGAGTTACAGTGAATTTGTGGAGAGATATATGGAGAAGAACAAACCCGTAGTGCTCACCGGCCTAATGGACCCTTGGAGAGCTCACACTGATTGGGTCACACTTCATTCCCAAcccaattttcaatttttctccaCTCATTTTGGAGCTTCTAAAGTTCAG GTTGCTGATTGTGACACCAGAGAATTTACTGATCAGAAAAGAGAGGAGATGTTGGTCTCCGATTTTATAGCGCGTTGCCTTCATCTTGAGGAGGCTTCTGCTGTTCAGTGTAATAGTGAAACTTGTGCAAGTAATGGTGCCTCTGTCTCTGTACCGTATTTGAAGGATTGGCATTTTGTAAAG GAGTATCCTGAATATGTTGCATATGACACTCCAAGGTTCTTTTGTGATGACTGGATCAATCTGTATCTTGACAACTTCAGAATCCATATTGATTCTGACGCACAGCAACCAAATGAGGAAATATGTTGCTCTGACTATCGATTTGTTTACATAGGGGTGAAAG GATCTTGGACTCCTCTTCATGCTGATGTTTTCAGGTCCTATAGCTGGTCGTCAAATGTCTGTGGAAAGAAGAGATGGCTTTTTCTAGATCCTTCCCAGTGTCATCTTATATTTGACAG GAATATGAAAAATTGTGTATATAATATCTTTGATGAAGTATCAAACTCGAAGTTTCCTGGTTTTAGCAAG GCTATCTGGTTGGAATGCACACAAGATGCTGGTGAAATTATATTTGTACCCAGCGGATGGTATCATCAAGTTCATAATTTG GAGGATACAATATCTATAAACCACAACTGGTTCAACGCTTATAACCTTTCTTGGGTG TGGAATTTACTTTTAAGGGACTACAATGAGGCCAAGGAATACATAGAAGACATCAAGGATATATGTGATGATTTTGAAGGTCTATGCCAGCGCAATCTTGCTGCTAACACAG GGATGAATTTTTATGACTTCTTTACATTCATGTCATACTTCACCTTGGCCAACTTGGTGTTGCTTCGTTATATAAATAGAAGATATGTAAGTACTACTGGAAGTTCATCAACAATAGCTCAGCATTTATCCATGAATCTTGGGTGTTTAAGGAAGATCGTTTCAGAGATGAAACACGTACGTGCTCTAGAAGGAAATCATAATTGCGTTGTGGATATTATCAAAGCATTTGAAGATCCTAGATTTTCCAAATTATGCATGCATGTAGGAAGAACATATGTCATGGTACATGAGCAATCTCACTTGGCCTCTGATTTCGAGAGCACTACAATGAGTGATTTGGTGGACTTCAATGATTCGAAATCATACACATCTCAGATCTACACACCTGAAGATCTCATTAAATTTATAGACAATGTAGTTGCAGAAGAGGAGCCATCTGCACTTCGTGTTGCTTGA
- the LOC114164135 gene encoding 2-oxoglutarate and iron-dependent oxygenase JMJD4 isoform X2 — protein MGINIKGEIERVNGKELSYSEFVERYMEKNKPVVLTGLMDPWRAHTDWVTLHSQPNFQFFSTHFGASKVQVADCDTREFTDQKREEMLVSDFIARCLHLEEASAVQCNSETCASNGASVSVPYLKDWHFVKEYPEYVAYDTPRFFCDDWINLYLDNFRIHIDSDAQQPNEEICCSDYRFVYIGVKGSWTPLHADVFRSYSWSSNVCGKKRWLFLDPSQCHLIFDRNMKNCVYNIFDEVSNSKFPGFSKAIWLECTQDAGEIIFVPSGWYHQVHNLEDTISINHNWFNAYNLSWWNLLLRDYNEAKEYIEDIKDICDDFEGLCQRNLAANTGMNFYDFFTFMSYFTLANLVLLRYINRRYVSTTGSSSTIAQHLSMNLGCLRKIVSEMKHVRALEGNHNCVVDIIKAFEDPRFSKLCMHVGRTYVMVHEQSHLASDFESTTMSDLVDFNDSKSYTSQIYTPEDLIKFIDNVVAEEEPSALRVA, from the exons ATGGGTATCAATATAAAGGGAGAAATAGAGAGGGTAAACGGGAAGGAACTGAGTTACAGTGAATTTGTGGAGAGATATATGGAGAAGAACAAACCCGTAGTGCTCACCGGCCTAATGGACCCTTGGAGAGCTCACACTGATTGGGTCACACTTCATTCCCAAcccaattttcaatttttctccaCTCATTTTGGAGCTTCTAAAGTTCAG GTTGCTGATTGTGACACCAGAGAATTTACTGATCAGAAAAGAGAGGAGATGTTGGTCTCCGATTTTATAGCGCGTTGCCTTCATCTTGAGGAGGCTTCTGCTGTTCAGTGTAATAGTGAAACTTGTGCAAGTAATGGTGCCTCTGTCTCTGTACCGTATTTGAAGGATTGGCATTTTGTAAAG GAGTATCCTGAATATGTTGCATATGACACTCCAAGGTTCTTTTGTGATGACTGGATCAATCTGTATCTTGACAACTTCAGAATCCATATTGATTCTGACGCACAGCAACCAAATGAGGAAATATGTTGCTCTGACTATCGATTTGTTTACATAGGGGTGAAAG GATCTTGGACTCCTCTTCATGCTGATGTTTTCAGGTCCTATAGCTGGTCGTCAAATGTCTGTGGAAAGAAGAGATGGCTTTTTCTAGATCCTTCCCAGTGTCATCTTATATTTGACAG GAATATGAAAAATTGTGTATATAATATCTTTGATGAAGTATCAAACTCGAAGTTTCCTGGTTTTAGCAAG GCTATCTGGTTGGAATGCACACAAGATGCTGGTGAAATTATATTTGTACCCAGCGGATGGTATCATCAAGTTCATAATTTG GAGGATACAATATCTATAAACCACAACTGGTTCAACGCTTATAACCTTTCTTGG TGGAATTTACTTTTAAGGGACTACAATGAGGCCAAGGAATACATAGAAGACATCAAGGATATATGTGATGATTTTGAAGGTCTATGCCAGCGCAATCTTGCTGCTAACACAG GGATGAATTTTTATGACTTCTTTACATTCATGTCATACTTCACCTTGGCCAACTTGGTGTTGCTTCGTTATATAAATAGAAGATATGTAAGTACTACTGGAAGTTCATCAACAATAGCTCAGCATTTATCCATGAATCTTGGGTGTTTAAGGAAGATCGTTTCAGAGATGAAACACGTACGTGCTCTAGAAGGAAATCATAATTGCGTTGTGGATATTATCAAAGCATTTGAAGATCCTAGATTTTCCAAATTATGCATGCATGTAGGAAGAACATATGTCATGGTACATGAGCAATCTCACTTGGCCTCTGATTTCGAGAGCACTACAATGAGTGATTTGGTGGACTTCAATGATTCGAAATCATACACATCTCAGATCTACACACCTGAAGATCTCATTAAATTTATAGACAATGTAGTTGCAGAAGAGGAGCCATCTGCACTTCGTGTTGCTTGA